The DNA window TCACCGCCCGCGTGCGGGTACCGCACCGGGAGGATCTTCGCACCGGGCGCCACCCCGGCGAACGTGGTCGCCGGATTCGCTTGCGCCGCGACGATTCCGGCCGCGATCGTGCCGCGCCCGTCGCAGTCCGTCCCCGGCTCGGCGCCCACGTCGCCGATGTCCCGCGCCGCCACGACCTGCCCGCGCCCGAACTGCGCGTTGCGCGTGTCGACGCCCGTCCCGACGACCGCGACGAGCTGCCCCGCACCGGTGGTCAGCGGCCAGATCCGCGCCGGGTCGAGCAGCCGCTGGCCCCACGGCACCTCGCCAGGGTAAACGCCGACGGGATCGGCGCATGTCGCGGAGGGCGAAGCCGTCGCGACAGCGGGAAAACCGCCCAGCAGCACCGAAACGAAGGCCGCGGTGAGGGCTCGCCTCACCGCGGGACCCACAGCGTGACCCTCGTCCCGCGCCCCGGCCGCGACTCCACCGTGCACCGGCCGCCGACCTCGGCGAGCCGTGCCTTCATCGACTTGCTCACCCCGAACCCCGGCGGCCGTTCCGCTTCGTCGTAGCCGATCCCGTGATCCCGCGCTATCACCGCGATCCCGCCTTCGCGCTCTTCGAGACGGACCACGACCTCGCGGGTTCCGGCGTGCTTGATGGTGTTGCGCAAGGCTTCGCGCACCGCGTCGCGGACGGCGACCCGCCGCACCTCCGAAAGCACGTCGTCGTCCACGTCGGCGACCACGAGCTGGGCGCGCAGCCCGTCGCGCGCCATCTCGGTGGCGACCGCGGCGAGCTCCTCGCCGAGCCCGTCCGCCTGGTGGCCGTCACCGGTGTCCAGGCCGCGGCGCAGGTCGTTCGCCTGCGCCCTCGCGACGGCGCGCAGCCGGGCGAGTTCGGCGCGCGGATCCGCTTCGTCCTCGCTGGTCCGCATCGCCATCGATTCGAGCACCTGCAGCACGGTGTCGTGCAAGGCGCGTTCGGTGCGGGCGCGCTCCGCGGTGCGGCCGTTGCGGATGCCGATCGCGAGCGCGAGCCGGTTGCCGAGGCCGACCAGCATGAGCGACCCGAGCGCGGTGAACGAGGCCACCACGAGGATCGCCGACCCGGCGAGCGCACCGGCCACCTCTTCGCCGACGCCACCCGGTCTCGGCCCGCCGGTCCACCACATCACCGCCTGCAGCGGCAGGCTCAGCCCCACCACGGCCATCCCCGACGGCACGCCGCGCGCGATCGTCCACAACGCGACCGTGCCGCACAGGTACACCCACGGCACCCAGATCGCGTACGGGTGCAGCGGGACCGGCACCGTCACGTTCACCACGAGGCACGAGGCGAGCGCGAACACGACGTCGGCGTAAAGCAGTCCCCTCGTGACGCGGCCGTTGAGATCGGGCACCTTCAGGATCCACGCGATCGCCGCGAGCGTGCTCACCAGCGACAGCCCCCCGACCACCGTGGACGGCCAGGTGCTCGCGAAACCGGAGGTGGCCACGAGCCATCCCCACACCACCGGTACCGCCAGCGCGCGGAAAGCCAGCGGCAGCAGCACCCCGTACCGCGTCGCCCTGATCATCAGGGAGTCCTTCGGCGCGGACCGGTCGGTCGCGGCGAGCGCGGCGATGCGCCGCGTGGCGGGCACCGGCGTCGGATCATCGACCTCGTCGGGCAGCTCGCGCGGCGCCGTCGCGAGCACGGGCGCGCCGTCGCGCAGCAGCGCGACCAGGAAATTCGACTCCGGCGCAGGGTTTTCTACTGGCGACATCACCCTTTCCCCAACTCCCCCGGTTGGTACTTCTAGCAACACTGGCCGAGTTGGACAACCTCTGACCGGGTGTTCGATACCGGATCTTGGCCTGGTTACCGAAGATCCATGCCCAGGTCGAGGGCGGGAGCCGAATGGGTGAGCCCGCCTACGGACAAATAGTCCACACCGGATTCCGCGTAGACGCGGGCATTCGCGAGCTTCAGCCCGCCGGAGGCTTCGAGCCGCGTCTTGGGTGATTCGGCATCGCGCCGCCGCACCGCCACCGCGCACTGCTCCGGTGAGAAGTTGTCCAGCAGCACCTCGTCGGCCTCCGCGGCGAGTGCCTCGCCGAGCTGGTCCATGGTGTCGACTTCGACCTCGCACGCCAGTTCCGGCGCGTGTTCGCGCGCCGCGGCGAGCGCGGCGGTGACCGAACCCGCCGCCACCACGTGGTTGTCCTTGATGAGCACCGCGTCACCGAGGCCCATCCGGTGGTTGGCGCCGCCACCGCAGCGCACCGCGTACTTCTGCAGCAACCGCAGCCCCGGCAGGGTCTTGCGCGAATCCCGCACCACGCAGCCCGTACCGTCCACTTCGGACACCCAGGCCGCGGTCGCGGTGGCCACCCCGGACAGGTGGCACAGCAGGTTCAGCGCGGTGCGCTCGGCGGTGAGCAGTCCGCGCACACCGCCCCGCAGCACCAGCGCGGGTTCCCCGGCGACGAGCCGCGCGCCGTCTTCCCGCTTCGCCAGCACTTCGTACCCGTCACCGAGCACGGAGTCGAAGACGGCGAGCGCGACCGCCAGCCCCGCCACCGTGCCGGTCACCCTCGGCCGCAGTTCGGCCAGCGCCACCGCGTCGGCGCCGACGGTGGCGAACGTCGTGGCGTCCGGGCCGTATCTCAGGTCCTCGGCGAGCGCGGTGTCCACCACGCGCCGCACATCGGCCACGTCCAGTCCGGAATCGGCAAGGTACCGCCGCACCGCGGCGCTGAGCTCGGTCATCACGCTGCTCCTTCGACGAGGACGGGATCGGCGAGCACGGGCTGGCCGGACGGGCTCAGCCTGATCTGCTGGCTGCGCAGCCAGCGCGCGTCGTCCCGTTCGGGA is part of the Amycolatopsis sp. CA-230715 genome and encodes:
- a CDS encoding sensor histidine kinase, with the translated sequence MSPVENPAPESNFLVALLRDGAPVLATAPRELPDEVDDPTPVPATRRIAALAATDRSAPKDSLMIRATRYGVLLPLAFRALAVPVVWGWLVATSGFASTWPSTVVGGLSLVSTLAAIAWILKVPDLNGRVTRGLLYADVVFALASCLVVNVTVPVPLHPYAIWVPWVYLCGTVALWTIARGVPSGMAVVGLSLPLQAVMWWTGGPRPGGVGEEVAGALAGSAILVVASFTALGSLMLVGLGNRLALAIGIRNGRTAERARTERALHDTVLQVLESMAMRTSEDEADPRAELARLRAVARAQANDLRRGLDTGDGHQADGLGEELAAVATEMARDGLRAQLVVADVDDDVLSEVRRVAVRDAVREALRNTIKHAGTREVVVRLEEREGGIAVIARDHGIGYDEAERPPGFGVSKSMKARLAEVGGRCTVESRPGRGTRVTLWVPR
- the nadC gene encoding carboxylating nicotinate-nucleotide diphosphorylase, encoding MTELSAAVRRYLADSGLDVADVRRVVDTALAEDLRYGPDATTFATVGADAVALAELRPRVTGTVAGLAVALAVFDSVLGDGYEVLAKREDGARLVAGEPALVLRGGVRGLLTAERTALNLLCHLSGVATATAAWVSEVDGTGCVVRDSRKTLPGLRLLQKYAVRCGGGANHRMGLGDAVLIKDNHVVAAGSVTAALAAAREHAPELACEVEVDTMDQLGEALAAEADEVLLDNFSPEQCAVAVRRRDAESPKTRLEASGGLKLANARVYAESGVDYLSVGGLTHSAPALDLGMDLR